One Polynucleobacter sp. MWH-Spelu-300-X4 genomic window carries:
- a CDS encoding LrgB family protein: MTPDGLKIAEIWVYLSGSPLFALILTLTAYQVGHLCYQKTDKYPLANPVAIAVLLVAICLYVVDMPYQTYFEGAQFVHFLLGTATVSLAVPIYRGISSLRSRLIPLLVALLCGGVVSIVSAVGVATLLGADAAIIGAFYPKSVTAPIAMGIAERLGVSPTLTAVFAIVTGILGAMLGSTILNLLGMKQWWQRGFAMGTAAHGIGTSRAFAVHPEAGTYASLAMGLHGILGALLIPLLKNYL, translated from the coding sequence ATGACTCCTGATGGCCTAAAAATTGCAGAGATATGGGTATACCTATCGGGTAGTCCTTTATTTGCTTTGATTTTGACTTTGACTGCCTACCAAGTTGGACATTTGTGTTACCAGAAGACTGATAAGTATCCATTGGCTAATCCGGTAGCTATTGCGGTGTTATTGGTAGCTATTTGTTTATATGTCGTTGATATGCCTTATCAAACATATTTTGAGGGCGCTCAGTTTGTTCATTTTCTATTGGGAACGGCAACGGTATCTTTAGCTGTTCCTATTTATCGTGGTATTAGCTCTTTGAGATCTAGATTGATTCCATTGCTAGTTGCCTTGCTGTGTGGTGGAGTGGTCTCAATTGTTAGTGCTGTTGGTGTTGCGACATTGTTGGGGGCGGATGCTGCAATTATTGGAGCTTTTTATCCTAAGTCTGTGACAGCGCCAATCGCAATGGGTATCGCAGAGAGATTAGGTGTTTCGCCCACGCTAACAGCTGTTTTTGCCATCGTAACTGGTATCTTAGGGGCAATGTTAGGTAGTACGATCCTAAATCTACTGGGGATGAAACAATGGTGGCAACGAGGCTTTGCCATGGGAACTGCAGCGCATGGCATTGGGACATCAAGGGCGTTTGCCGTTCATCCAGAGGCAGGCACTTATGCTAGTTTGGCGATGGGCTTGCATGGCATTCTAGGAGCTTTACTGATTCCTCTTTTGAAGAATTATCTTTGA
- a CDS encoding CidA/LrgA family protein yields the protein MISGLVQILLWQGLGELVSHFLLPIIPGPVLGLIFLLIFLLVRRHVNASLSLVSDAFSQHLGVLFIPAAVGVVLFLPQLRAHAWSVIAALLVSVVSTIAVTALVLRFTAKRDAHDS from the coding sequence ATGATTTCAGGGTTGGTTCAGATACTTCTTTGGCAAGGTTTAGGAGAGTTAGTCTCCCATTTTTTATTGCCTATTATTCCCGGCCCAGTTTTAGGGTTGATATTTCTGTTGATATTTTTATTGGTGCGGAGGCACGTTAATGCCTCCCTATCTTTAGTATCTGATGCGTTTAGTCAGCATTTAGGAGTGTTGTTTATTCCAGCAGCTGTCGGAGTTGTTTTATTTTTGCCTCAGCTTCGTGCTCATGCTTGGTCTGTTATAGCGGCGTTATTAGTAAGTGTTGTGTCAACGATTGCTGTGACGGCTCTGGTTTTGCGTTTTACTGCAAAAAGGGATGCTCATGACTCCTGA
- a CDS encoding gamma carbonic anhydrase family protein: MAIYQLKDKKPSIHASSYVAKEATLIGDVVLHEDSSVWAGVVARGDNEPITIGKGSNVQEGTIMHTDIGCPLTLADGVTVGHQAMLHGCTIGEGSLIGIQAVVLNRAVIGKNCLVGAGSVVTEGKVFPDNSLILGSPAKVVKELSPEAIAGLKASAQHYIMKKNLFKEHLVEIL; the protein is encoded by the coding sequence GTGGCTATTTATCAACTAAAAGATAAGAAACCTTCCATTCATGCTAGTTCTTATGTCGCTAAAGAGGCGACACTGATTGGTGATGTGGTTCTACATGAGGACTCGAGTGTATGGGCTGGTGTGGTTGCGCGAGGAGATAACGAGCCAATCACGATTGGTAAAGGTAGTAACGTTCAAGAGGGTACCATCATGCATACGGATATCGGTTGCCCATTGACCTTGGCCGATGGTGTCACAGTGGGACATCAGGCGATGCTTCATGGTTGTACGATTGGGGAAGGATCCTTAATTGGTATTCAAGCTGTAGTGCTTAATCGTGCGGTGATCGGTAAAAATTGTTTAGTAGGCGCTGGCTCTGTTGTTACTGAGGGAAAGGTTTTTCCTGATAACTCTTTAATCCTCGGTTCTCCTGCTAAAGTTGTTAAAGAGTTATCGCCAGAGGCTATCGCGGGATTGAAAGCTAGTGCACAACACTACATCATGAAGAAAAATCTTTTCAAAGAACACTTGGTGGAAATTTTATAA